The Narcine bancroftii isolate sNarBan1 chromosome 11, sNarBan1.hap1, whole genome shotgun sequence genome has a window encoding:
- the LOC138745998 gene encoding LOW QUALITY PROTEIN: peptidyl-prolyl cis-trans isomerase FKBP4-like (The sequence of the model RefSeq protein was modified relative to this genomic sequence to represent the inferred CDS: deleted 1 base in 1 codon) has protein sequence MTAGEEKMEPPNPEESEDITPKKDGGVLKLVKKEGTGDETPMTGDKVSVHYTGVLLDGSKFDSSRDRDDYFTFDLGKGQVIKAWDIAVATMKIGEVCQIICKPEYAYGSAGSPPKIQPNATLVFEIELFEIKAEDLAEDEDGGIIRRIRKKGESYSKPNEGASVEVHLEGKYQGTIFDSRDVSFIIGDGEEHHIPSGIEKALQEMEKGEEAIISLKPKYGFGEAGSAKFNIPSNANLVYEVVLKNFEKAKESWEMNIDEKLEQSSIVKEKGTSYFKDGKYKQAIIHYKKIVSWLEHESGLSDELLKQSNALRLAAHLNLAMCHIKMVENLQAVENCEKALELDPNNEKALFRMGEARLAMNDFELAKANFQKIVQLYPNKAAKMQIGICQKKIKEQLDREKKIYAKMFSKFASTDAKEGVLKTKPEKDPAMEEENKENLDEGGKGEPMETDPNQKSQGLDATA, from the exons CTAGTTAAAAAGGAGGGTACGGGGGATGAGACCCCAATGACAGGGGATAAGGTGTCTGTCCACTACACAGGTGTGCTCTTGGATGGATCTAAGTTTGACTCGAGTAGAGACCGGGATGATTATTTCACATTTGATCTTGGAAAAG GGCAAGTTATTAAAGCATGGGATATTGCTGTGGCCACCATGAAGATTGGTGAAGTCTGTCAGATCATCTGTAAACCGGAATATGCCTATGGCTCTGCAGGGAGCCCA CCAAAAATTCAACCAAATGCTACTCTTGTATTTGAG ATTGAACTTTTTGAAATTAAAGCCGAAGATCTGGCAGAGGATGAAGATGGTGGAATCATTCGACGAATCAGAAAGAAGGGAGAAAGTTATTCTAAACCAAATGAAGGAGCTTCAGTTGAAG TCCATTTGGAAGGAAAATATCAAGGTACAATCTTTGACAGTCGTGATGTATCATTCATCATTGGAGATGGTGAGGAACATCATATTCCTTCGGGGATTGAGAAGGCACTGCAAGAAATGGAAAAAGGTGAAGAAGCTATCATATCATTAAAACCAAA GTATGGATTTGGAGAAGCAGGGAGTGCAAAATTTAACATTCCATCAAATGCAAACTTAGTATATGAAGTTGTGTTGAAGAATTTTGAAAAG GCAAAGGAATCTTGGGAAATGAACATAGATGAGAAGTTGGAGCAATCTTCCATTGTCAAGGAGAAGGGAACGTCATATTTCAAG gatGGCAAGTACAAGCAGGCCATCATCCATTACAAGAAAATTGTATCTTGGTTGGAACATGAGAGTGGACTGTCTGACGAATTATTAAAGCAATCTAATGCACTGAGGCTAGCAGCCCATCTTAACCTTGCTATGTGCCACATCAAAATGGTTGAAAATTTGCAAGCTGTAGAGAATTGTGAAAAG GCATTAGAGCTAGATCCAAACAATGAAAAGGCTCTTTTCAGAATGGGTGAGGCAAGACTTGCTATGAATGATTTTGAACTGGCTAAAGCAAACTTCCAGAAAATTGTGCAGCTCTATCCCAACAAAGCAGCAAAAATGCAAATTGGAATCTGccagaagaaaataaaagaacaatTAGATAGAGAGAAAAAGATCTATGCTAAAATGTTCTCAAAATTTGCAAGTACTGATGCCAAG GAAGGAGTTCTCAAAACCAAACCAGAAAAGGATCCTGCCATGGAGGAAGAGAATAAGGAGAACTTGGATGAAGGAGGCAAAGGAGAACCCATGGAAACAGACCCCAACCAAAAGTCCCAAGGATTGGATGCTACAGCATAA